A region of the Candidatus Kryptobacter tengchongensis genome:
AAGTGAGAGTCCCATAAATGCATTTGCCCAAACAGAAACATATTTATCTTTTGAAGGCGAATAAAAAATATAGGTAGCAGAATATACCTTTCCGTCAAGTGTGTCGCCTGGAACTTCAATTCCTTCAAAAGTTTGGATCCCTCTTAATCTCACATCGCTTGCATAACTTTTAGCAAGCACTGTAACTGTGTCAAGGATTTGTTTTACCGTAAACGGTCTTATCTGAAAAACTCCACTTAAATTTAAACCTGAAACATCGCCACCGCTAACGGTAATTGGATCGGGTTGATCATCTCCATTTGCGTCATAAAACATGAGCAAATCACCGATTGGATTAAATAGTCCATCTCGCTGTGTATCAAAAGCAGCAAACAAATAGTATGTTCCATCGCGAACATATCGTATCTCAAATGAAAAATCAGAATTAACATTAGCAGCGTATTTTACATTTACATCCTCTTGGGCAAGTGGATTCCCATCAAGCAATGCAACTACACCAACATTAGGATCAACGCTCAAAAACTTAAACGGATTCAAATCTTGTAATTTGAGATCAAACGAAAGCGAGTTAGATTTCTTCAAAATTTTAACCTCATTGCCCTGAGATAAAATTTGACCTATCGTCTTTGATAGATCAACCTTTAAATTAGGTACATTAAATTGTGAAATCCCTGTAAATGATGATATACGCGGTGAAGGTGGTGTTATAGTCCCTCTTACGCTTCGCTGACCTATAGTTGATGCGGTCGTAAAGTTTACAACATACGGCTTTTCAAGCATTATTCCAGTTATTGAATAAGCACCAAATAAAATAATACAATAATCCGTATTTGGAGCAAGTGTAAACCACGCTCCAATGGTATCCGTACGTAAAGGAACATATGGCTGAACAAATTGAATTGAATCGCGTGGGTCAAACGCTAAAAAACTTAAAAATGGGAGAAAGGGACCCGCTTCACCAAAATTACGATTTACATCAACTTGATCAGAAAACACAAATTTAATTAAAACGGGAGTTGGTAATGAAGGAACACTATAATCCCCATTATTTGGGTATGAACTTTTCACCCGAAAGCCTTGTGAATATACTGAAATTGTAAAGATGAAAACCAAGATTGACAGAAAAATTAGCCAGCGCATGATTCCCTCCAAAATTAATTCTTAATTCACATATAAGTTAAGTAATTTTAAGTAAAGGTCAAAGTGATTTATGTCACATTTTCCGGTACTTTAAAATGCCCCCGCCAAAAACAATCCAAGTATGATTTTCACCGAAAAAATATGGTATCATTCTATAATCTGGGACATCAAAAATTACGAGATCCGCCCTTTTACCCACCTCAATACTTCCTGTTATATCTGAAATCCCAATTGCGCCAGCTGAGTTTAATGTTGATGCAGTTATTGCTTCCTCTATCGTCATCCTCATTTGAGTGCAGGCGATTGTCATCATAAGTTGCATATTTAAACTCATACACGATCCCGGGTTAAAATCCGTTGCAATTGCAACAGGGACACCTGAGTCAATTAATTTTCTTGCGGGTGGATACTTATAGTTTAAAAAGAAAGAAACCCCGGGGAGTAAAACCGCTATTGAATCTGTCCTTGATAAAAGATCAATATCTTCATCATTTATATTTTCAAGGTGATCAATTGAAATAGCCTCAACTTTAACTCCAACCTTAACACCGCCATAATTTGAAAATTGCTCCGCATGAATTTTAGGCAGGAGTCCATAGCTTTTACCTGCGGTTAAAATTTTTTCAGAATCCTCGGCAGTAAAATATCCTATTTCACAAAACACATCGCAAAATTTTGCAAGTTTCCTTTTTGATATCTCTGGGATAAGCTTATCTACTAAAAACTTAACATAATCATCTTTTCTATCCTTAAACTCTGGTGGTACTGCATGAGCTCCAAGGAAAGTTGGAACCGTGAAGATAGGTTTTTCATTCAATTCATTTACAACCTCAAGAACTTTGATCTCATCTTCAAGATTCAATCCATACCCACTTTTTATCTCTATGGTTGTTGTTCCATTTGCAAGAGCTTTGGTTGCATAAATTTGAGAAATTTTTAAAAGTTCATCCTTTGATAAATTTCTCGTCTTTTGAACGGTGCTTAAAATCCCACCGCCCATCTCAGCAATTTGCTGATATGTAAAACCCTTTATCCTTAAATTAAACTCATCCTCACGCGTTCCCCCAAATACAAGATGTGTATGTGAGTCAACAAATCCAGGCAGAACAACTTTTCCAGTAGCGTCAATGATTTCAACTTCGCCATATAAACCAAAATTAAAATCAACAGCTCTCCCAACCCATTCAATTTTACCATCTTTAATTAAAACACTCCCCTTTTCAACGACGAAAATTTCACTTTGTTTTTCCCCGCGTTTAAATCTTTTCCCAAATGATGCGACTGTGACAACTTGATTAGCGTTATGAATTAAAATCATTTTTCACCTTCTCTTTTCAACCTATCAATTTCTCTGTTAACTTCTTCAAGCTCTTCTTCAAGCTGTTTTTTGTAATCTTCAAGCATCTCAATATATTCTTCACGAGTTATATATGGGCGGAATCCCGTCCAAAATGTCTCAAACGGGGGAAAACCAAATCCAAACCAAAATCCTCCGAATCTACGCCCAAATCCTTTACCTCTACCCCACCACATGGCTAACTTAAGAGATTTTTATTTTTCAAATAAACTTTTTAAAGCAGTCTCAATATCTGAATACTTAAACTCAAACCCAGCTTCAATCAACCTTTCCGGTTTAACCCTCTGGCTTGCTGTAAGAGCAATTTCGGTCAGCTCCTTGCCAAATAAAATTTTCAAACCAAATTTTGGAACTGGAAAAAACGAGGGACGATTTAAAACCTTTGCAAATGTTTTTGTGAATTCTTCATTCGTAACTGGATTCGGAGAGACGACATTATAAATACCACGCACATTTTCATTTTCAATTCCAAATTTAACAACACGGGCAAGGTCTTCAATATGAACCCAAGACATCCACATCCTTCCATCAGCAATCTTTCCACCAAGTCCAAGCTTAAATAACGGCGTTAATCTAGCAAGAAATCCACCTCCTTCCCCTATGACAATCCCAATCCTTAAAATTATAGTTCTTACTCCAAATTCCTCTGCTTTTTTAGCTTCACCTTCCCAATCTTTGCATAGCTGTGCTAAAAAATCATCCCCCGCTTCTGAATTTTCCGTCAAAATTTCATCTCTTTTACTCCCATAAAAACCAATTGCAGATGCAGATATAAAAATTTTCCCCGCAGGATTTATCTTTGAAAACGCATCAACTATTTTTCTGGTTGAGTTTATTCGTGAACTTCTCAATCTTTCTTTAACCCTTTTTGTCCATCTTTGTGAAATGGTCTCTCCAACCAAATTTATGATAACATCTGAACGTTGAGCTACATCAACGGGGAAATCTTCAAAATCTGGATTCCAGCTGAAACCTTCAAAGGCTTTTAATCTTTCGGGGTTTCTGCTTGAGATTAAAATTTTATGTCCATCTTTTGAAAGGAAATTTGCAACATAACTTCCGATAAATCCCGTGCCTCCAGCAATTGTAATAGTCTTGCTCATTTTAACCCAAATTTAAGTTTTAGAAAACGATTTTCTCCCTTAAAAAGTCAAGCACTTCATTTTTATGAATTCTTTCCTGTTTCATTGTATCTCTGTCCCTTACTGTTACAGTTCCATCTTGAAGTGTTTGCGAATCAACTGTGAAACAGAAGGGAGTTCCAATTTCATCTTGCCTTCTATATCTTCTCCCAATTGAACCACTGTCATCATAGAAAACTTTAAAGTGTGGTTTCAACGATTTATAAATTTCAAATGCGATCTCTGGCATATTTTCTCTGTTGACAAGAGGTAAAACAGCTGCTTTTATCGGGGCAAGAAATGGATGCAGACGAAGAACCGTTCTTATTTCTTTACCCGTATCTTCTTCATCGTAAGCATTAACAAGAACCGCAAGCAAAGTTCTATCGCACCCAGCAGATGTTTCAATTATATATGGGATATATTTTTGCCCTATCTCGTCATCATAATAGCTTAAATCTTTCCCCGAAAACTGTTGATGCCTTGACAAATCATAATTCGTTCTGTTATGAATCCCTTCAAGTTCTTGCCATCCAAATGGAAATTCAAACTGGATATCATACGCAGCAGTTGCATAATGAGCAAGTTCATCAGGACCATGCTGATGGAAACGAAGTTTTTCGGGCTTTATTCCAATCCTCAAATACCATTTAAATCTTTCCTCACGCCATCTCTCAAACCACTCCATATCCGTGCCGGGGCGGACAAAGTATTGCATTTCCATTTGTTCAAATTCCCTTGTTCTGAAAATGAAATTCCCCGGGGTTATCTCGTTTCTAAATGCTTTCCCTATTTGGGCAATTCCAAAGGGGATCTTTCTTCTCATTGAGACATATACATTTTCAAAATTGACATAAATTCCCTGCGCTGTTTCAGGTCTAAGGTAAACAATATGAGCTTCATCTTCCACGGGACCCATAAATGTTTTAAACATCAGATTAAATTTTCTCGGCTCTGTTAATTCACCACCACATTCAGGGCATTTTTTCAATTTTAAATTCTCTTCTGGGATCTGATCCGCTCTAAAGCGAAGTTTACAAGATTTACAATCAACGAGTGGATCTGTGAAGTTTTCTACATGTCCTGAAGCTTCCCAAACTTTCGGATGCATCAAAATTGCAGCGTCAAGCCCTTCAATATCGTCCCTTTCATAAACCATCGCCTTCCACCACGCCTGCTTTATGTTATTTTTAAGTTCAACCCCAAGCGGACCATAATCCCAACATGCATTAATACCCCCATAAATCTCACTTGATTGAAAGATGAATCCTCTCCTCTTACAAAGCGAAACGAGCTTATCCATCAATTGCGTCTGTGAAGATGCGACTGTGTTCTTTTTGCTCATTTTCTTCCGTTTTTATTTTCATCCGCTGATTTTGTAAAAATTTAACCTTTTGGTGACAAATTTCAAAGTTTTGCGCAAAATTTCTAAATTTAGAAAGGTGAAGCTAAGGTTTTATTCAACACTTAAGCTATAAATGTCAAATGGATATGGAAAAAATCGCAAAATCAATTATCTCTAAGGCAATTCAAAGCGGTGCTGATGAATGTGATGTGTTTATCTCAATAGATGAAGAATTTTCTGCAACGATAAAAGACAGCGAAGTTGAATCCCTTAAGCAAGCGGTAACCCATGGGCTCGGGATAAGAATTTTCAAGGACAGAAAAATAGGTTTTGCATATACAACTAATTTTTCATCCCATATAATTCAAAAGACAATAGATGAGGCGATCTCACTTGCTAAAAATTCAACCCCAGAACCAGATAACCAACTTCCACAAATATATAGCCATGCCCAAACGCAGGTCAAAATTTTTGACCCTGATGTTTTTTCAATAAGCGTTGAACAGAAAATAAAAATTGCAAAAGAGATAGAAGAAATTGCAAAAGCCTTCAACCCAAAGATAAAGGTTGAATCAACAGGATTTGGAAACTTGATTCAAAGAAGGGTAATCGCAAACTCAAACGAATTTTTCGGTGAGTATGAGGGGACAATTTTTGAAATTTATTGCTCCGCCATCGCCTCGGATAACGCCGAAAGTCAAACGGGCTATTATTCATCGGTGAGCAGACTTTTTGAAAGATTGCAAACGCCCGAACATGTAGCAAAAAATGCAAGCATCCGAGCACTTCAGCTATTAAATCCCAAAAAGATTAAAACCGGGAAATACCCCGTGATCTTTGATCCCATGACCGCATCCGCTATAGTAAGTTACATCGCAACGGCAGTAAATGGCAAAAACGCTTATAGAAAAATGAGTTTTCTATCTGATAAAATAGGCGAAAGGGTTGGAAGCGAAATTTTAACAATAGTTGATGATGGATGCCTTGAATTTGGGATTGGTTCAAAACCATTTGATGATGAAGGGATTCAAACAAAGGAAAAAGCGGTCATTGAAAACGGAATCTTGAAAATGTTTCTTCTTGATTCAATCATCGCCAAAAAGTTTTCACTCCCGCCAACTGGAAACGCACACAGAAAATATAATACAATCCCTGCACCATCACCATTAAACTTTTACATTCAACCTGGCTATAAAACACTTGAGGAAATGATATCTGAAATCAATGAAGGTTTGCTCATCACGAAACTTATTGGATTCGGGGTTGATATTGTTTCTGGAAATTTCTCAAAAGGAGCGAGTGGATTATGGATTAAAAACGGGGAAATATCCTTCCCAGTTGATAAGATCACAATAGCAGATAACCTAAAAAATATATTGAGAAATATCACCTCAATCGGGAATGATCTCATTTTCTTCAGTAATATCGCTTCACCCTCAATTCTTGTATCGGAGATGACGGTTACATGTGATTAACCAAAAATAAAATTTCAAACAGCCATGAGAAACTATGAACAAATCGGCGAAGATGCAAGCATTTACATACCTCAGAAGAGCACAATAAATGAGCTTGAAAAAATATCTGAAAATATAACGGATAGAGAAGTTGAATATGTTGAGCAAAATTTTTGGCAAAAACTTGCCAGATTAAAAGGCAATATCAATTTCAAGCGTGATTTGATCGCGCTTTATAAATTTATGAAAGACCCCGATGTTTCATTCTTTAAGAAAGCAATAGCAATATCAGCACTCCTGTATTTTATACTCCCGATAGATTCAATTCCAGATTTATCACCAATTGTCGGTTTTCTTGACGATATAGGAATTGTAGCGATGGTTGTTAAGTATTTAAGCCGTGAGCTTGAGCGTTATTATTAAAGCATAGTGGGCGGGCAAAGCCCGCCCCAATTTTAATTTTTCTTTCTCTCCTCCCGAATCTTCTTCGCCAGAGAAACAATCTCAGGATAGTCAAAAACATAACCACCATAAATTCGCACAAAACTTTTAGCCTCACTCTCACTTGAAAATGAGAATTCAGGTAACATAGCTCTCGCTGGCAATATCACACTACCGGTGACAAACCACGCTTTTTTAGCATCAATTAATCTAAAAGTTTTAAAATCAATCACCTTAATATCTTTTACATTTTTCCCCTCCATTATCGCGGTTGCGCAACCGATACCGCAAGCGTGATAAATTGTATCATCAACCGAAATTTCAACCCTTGTCATCATCTTCTCAAAAACATCCATATTACAAACGCTACACACTCCCAGCTTTTGCCCAAGCTCAGGCTTCAACATATCCATCGCAGATTGAGAAAAAAGTGAAACCGACAAGATAATAATTAAAGCAAGAATTTTTGAAATTTTCATCATCATTGCTATTCACCAACTTTCATTATTAAGTTTATAAAGAAACTTCTGCCGGGTTCATATATCGGAATCCCTGTCGTCCTCACACGTCTGTTGAGATGTTCATAATAGACTTTATTAAACAAGTTGTTCACACCAATTGATATATCTGCAAACTTGAAATAGTTAACGCTTATCATGAGGTTGACAACCGCAAATCCCGGCGTTGGTGTTTCTCCATAGCTTGTTGAGACATCGCTTTTTCTTGAAACCGCTCTTATCGTCAGTTCAGGCGTTACCCCACCATTAAACAAACGATAGTAAAATGTTGACCTTGCCTCAAAAGGCGGAATCTGCGGCAATGGCTCACCTGTTACAGCATCCCACGCCTTGGTTTTGCTTAGATCAACTTTAAAGCCAAAATTTTTACTAAATGTAGACACATATCCAAGCTCAAATCCGATAAATTTAACAGTTTCTATATTCACAAATTGTTTTACTCCAAGAACCCCCATATTTTTAGGCATCAAATCGCTTCTAATTTTTGCCGAAATGAAATCCTTAACATAATAATAGAAAACATCACCCTTAAAAATTCCACCGAGAAGTTTGCTCTTCACGATTAAATCAACGCTGTTGTTCACCTCTGGCTTCAAAGAAGGATTTCCGACATAGTCATAATTATCAATCCCGATGGGCAAGAAGTTTATAAACCTCTCACTTATATTTGGGCTTCTCTTGCTTGTGGCAAAAAGCAAAGTGACTTGTAAATTTGAAGTCAAAACTTTATCAACCCCAGCACTTAAACTAAAATTATGATGTTTTGATGAAAGCCCTCCAAACAATCTCGCAAAAGACGGCGCCGGGGTTATAGCACCCGCATAATTAATATCATATCTTGCGGAAAGCATGATATTAAATCCTTCAAGTCCAGTTCTCAACTCAGAAAATACCCCTAAATTTGAAACATAGGAATTTTGCCATACCGTATCAATAAATGTCTTTCCAGCCATTGGACCAGTTTTCATTTTTCTGGTCCTGAATCCATCTTTCTCAATCCTTGAATAATCAAATCCAACAAATAAAACATTTTCTCCGACAATTAATCCGATCTCACTTCTCCCGCCGTAAGTTTTAGTGTTAGCATCTGTAGCAGCATCAACCATTGCTATGGTTGGTTTAAATGCGTTATCCATTAGATGATAAACCTTTGAATAATATGCCTTTAAATTAACACTATTTATCAATCCATTCAGGTTTTTCCCAAGGTAATCAAGAGAAACCACTCTTGAGTCATCTTTTCTCCCATCCATCGGTAGCGCTGGATAAAGAACATCCCGGGCATATACCTCACGAATTGAAATCTGAAATCTATGATTTTCCACAGGATTAAACCCAAATTTACCGCTCCAATCTTTTATTTTAAAGCTTGACTGAACTTCATTTCCTGCCCCATCTTTATAATTTTTGTAATCTTTCACCCCTCCAGATATTCTAAAATCAAATAATTTTTGACCTCCCGAAACTGTTAATCTCCCAAACTTGCCATTCCAATTGCTTTCATATCCACTTTCAACCCTTCCAACGACAGTAAATCCTTCAAACCTTTCTGGTTTCGCCATCACAAAATTCAAAACGCCACCGAAATTCGGTCCATAGCGTAAGGCATAAGGACCTTTCAAGATTTCAACTTTTTCAAGTTCTTCTGCCTGGACATGCGAAGTTGGTGGATCCATCCTATTTGGGCAAGCGGGTTCAATCTTCACACCGTTATCAATTTGAACATTAATTTGATCATATTTTACACCCCTCATAACAGGGTCAAGCGCGTATCCACCTTTCTTTATCGCAGATGAGTTTGAAAAATTCCTTATGAAATCACCAATGTCACGGGGAATTTGTTTTGTTATTTCTTTGCCACCAACTTCAACCTGATTATATGTCTCGCTTGGCTTCCCAAAAACCACAATTTCTTCAACGGAGAAATAAGGTAATTCTTCAAGATAAACCTCAATCGTTTTTACTTCATCAGGTGCAAGCGAGACCAATTCCTTTTTTTGTCTGTAGCCGATATATGAAACAACAACTGTATAATTTCCTGATTTAAGATTTTTAATTTCAAAGTAACCCTTGAAATCAGAAACATCGCCACGGTTTGTCCCTTCAAGCCAGATATTTGCATTTACAAGTGGATATTTAGCCTTTGCATCATAAACATACCCACGGATTATTCCCTTCTCCTGCGAAAAATTATTAGATACAAGCGCAAAAATTAACACCACGAGAGTTAAAACTTTGATCTTCATAGCAAAACCCTCCTGAAGTTTTGTTTTTTAATTTTAAAAAAAATCTCAAGATACAGAATATGTCGGGCTCAAATCTTCAGGAGGGTGAAATACGCAAACCTGATTTAGAGGCTGATTTAGGTTATCATGAAAACTTGGAAGGAAATAAGCCGGGAAATATATATAAATTCCCTCAACAGTAACGATTCCCTCTTTTATAGGAAGTTCAGAGTTATTCTTTCCTTTCTTACACATACATCCCTCCGCATCAATGCAAACAGAGCTCATAAAATTAAAACTTACCTTACCTTTACAACCACATCCACAATTTTCACTACAATGACAAACACCACGACTATGATGCTCAACTCTTGGAATTATCACCACAATGTAATTCAAAGATATAACGAAAACGATCAAAACGGAGAATATTTTGCTAAGTTTCCTTCTCATATATTGCGCTAACTTTCATCATTTCACGCCCACCCCCTCACTTGCCAACTTTATCCTTGTTAAAGGACAGGGGGTGAGCTTTTAACTTAAAGCGTTTAACTTCCTTTCTTTTTAACTTTTACAGCCAAACTATTTAAAGCAACTGTTAATTTTGTCCCAGCTTCAACATAATATCTCCAAGCATAACCAAGCTGTAGAAAAACATCCTCGTTATATTCACCCTTGTCCATCCTTGCTTTTTGCTTATTCATTATCTCATCACCAAGATTGATCCAGTATTGAGCATCTATTAAATCTTTCTTTACAACCTCCGTTTGCTCTGATTTTTTCACCTGTTCAAGAAGATTTAAAACCACATTTTTTACAGCGATGTTGTCATTATACTGCTTTTCACAGGTTGTTTTCCAGTCTTTTTGTCCCTGTGCGAGTGAAATTGTAAGAATTAAAATTAAACTTGTCAAGATAAAAGTCGCCTTCTTCATTTTTCCTTCCTCCGGTTTTGTTTAAGTTATGTCCTGTTTTGAAAAAATTTTAATTGATAAAAAGACAGAAAAAACAAACCATAACATCAAATCAAGGATTAAAACAGTGTAAGTTTGCAAACTTCCGCCAAGAAATTTCAAAAATGCTGCACCAGCTGGACCAAAAATTTCCGGTTGATTCAAAGTTATCAAACTTAACACACGAACAATATCAACTGGATTACCAAGAAGAGATAACATAGCAAAGGTTGCTGCAACTTTACCCCTTAAAAGTGTTGTTGCACCAATTATCACAAGATCATAGAAAATTAGAAAGATAAACCAAGCGAGGACAGAGATCCCAAAAGCTCGCCCACGCTGTCTTGCGATCACAGAAATTAAAGATGAAATCCCAATAAAGATAAAAGCAAGAAAATTTGACAACAAAACAAAAACAAGATACCTAAACACACCATCGGAACCAACCCTCATCAAAATTATGAAACCACTTATCCCAAACCCCAGCGATGTTGATGTAAAAATAACAACCAATAGACCAAGCAATTTCCCAAGGTAAATTTCCCAACGATTTAATGGCTGTGCAAAAATTAGCTCATTCAACCTCCCATCACCCGAAAAACTCATAACGCCAATGATAAGAGAAATAAGCGGAATGATATACAAAACAAGATTAAGCAAACTCAATGTCGTCCTTGAAAAATCTTGCATACTCCCAGTATAACCGCTCGCAGTTAAACCAAAATAAGAAATGCCCAAAACAAGAATCGTGAAAATGATCGTGAAAATATGCGTCCACTTATTCCTGACACCAATGATGATCTCCGACTCGGCGATTGTGTAAATTGAGTTCCAAGACATATCACTTTAAAATTTTGATTTCAAGCTGTTCATATGGAAATTCCTCTCCACCGTATTCATTTAAAAATTTTTCAACCGATTCCCTTGTTTTAAATGTCACAATGAAATAATTCATTGGGGTTTGGATTTTTTCAGACCTGACAAAATACGCATTTTCAATTCTCACCCATTCATTTGTATAAAAATCACGCACAAACATAACAGAGCCATTTGGCAATTCACGCATCTTTTTGAACTCAATCATACAACCAATGTCATCAAACTTATAAACCTCTCCATCTGGGGTGATTATCTCCGTAGCAAAATTAAGCTGCGATATAGCCATCTTACAAAGATAACAAATATCATGTGGCTCAATCTCCTCGGGTTTAATCTCCTTTGAACAGGAGTAAACTAAAAGTGCTAAAATTGAAACGATAATTGTCTTAATTTTTGGGCTCATGTTCTTCCATTAATTTTTGATAAATCGCCTCAAATGATTGACTTGATGTTTGAAAGTTTTCAATTTGTGCCCCGCTCTTATAAAGATTGAAAATCACATCAAGAATTTTATTTGACTCCGCTTTTATAATCATGCTCGTTCCATTTCTGCTGACCTCAATCGCCCCTGAATCATAAGCAAGCTTTACAAACCCATCATCCATATTCTTAACGACAAGATAAACCTTTGACTCAAACTTCAATTTCTTTTTAAGCTCCGATGCGCTTTCAAAAGTTATCAATCTGCCGTTAACAAGGATTCCAACTTTATCCGCAAGTTCATCAACTTCGTTTAAAAGGTGAGTTGTAAACAAAATTGTCTTCCCATCTTTTTTCAGCTGGGAAAGCAATGATTTAAACCTCATAACGCCTTCGGGGTCAAGACTTAAAGTTGGCTCATCAAGGATTAAAATTGGAACTTCGGGCATAATAGCGAGCGCTATCCCAAGACGCTGAACATTTCCACCAGAGAGTTCATTAGCATACTTGCCAAGTAAATCTTTCAAATCAAGCATTTCAATCACATATTCAACTCTTTTAACTGGCAAACCCCTCAACTTTCTGAAAAACTCAAGTATTTCTATAACTTTCAAACTCTCATATAAAGAAATTCTTTGCGGGAGAAAGCTTAAATAACTTCTCGCTCTTTTCGGCTCGGATAAAACATTTACACCATTTATGTAAATCTCACCTTCATCTGGGATTATAAGCCCAACTATTGATTTAAGTGTGGTTGTTTTCCCGCTTCCATTTGGACCAAGCAAAACAACTGTCTCATTTTCATTCACATTAAAGCTTACCCCATCTACCGCAACAGTATCTTTATAACGCTTTTTTAAATTTTTAACCGAAAGCATAAATTTTTCTCAACCTTTTTGATTTCATGACAAGAGTTAAAAACGGAATGAAAATGCACAAAGTTATGAAACTAACACTCACAAATGCGATTCTTTCTTTCTCCAACTTTTCAATTTTTCCCCTTTTGACAAGATAAGAAAGATCTGGAAGATCAACTTTTTTCATCAAAGGATGTTCATCGTAAATTTTGAATGATTTTATAATCGGCATCGCTCTTTCCGCAAGTTCAATTGCTTTCGCAGACGGACTTGAAAGATAAAGTTGAATTATCGG
Encoded here:
- a CDS encoding Cu-processing system permease protein, coding for MSWNSIYTIAESEIIIGVRNKWTHIFTIIFTILVLGISYFGLTASGYTGSMQDFSRTTLSLLNLVLYIIPLISLIIGVMSFSGDGRLNELIFAQPLNRWEIYLGKLLGLLVVIFTSTSLGFGISGFIILMRVGSDGVFRYLVFVLLSNFLAFIFIGISSLISVIARQRGRAFGISVLAWFIFLIFYDLVIIGATTLLRGKVAATFAMLSLLGNPVDIVRVLSLITLNQPEIFGPAGAAFLKFLGGSLQTYTVLILDLMLWFVFSVFLSIKIFSKQDIT
- a CDS encoding copper chaperone NosL gives rise to the protein MSPKIKTIIVSILALLVYSCSKEIKPEEIEPHDICYLCKMAISQLNFATEIITPDGEVYKFDDIGCMIEFKKMRELPNGSVMFVRDFYTNEWVRIENAYFVRSEKIQTPMNYFIVTFKTRESVEKFLNEYGGEEFPYEQLEIKILK
- a CDS encoding ABC-2 type transport system ATP-binding protein; amino-acid sequence: MLSVKNLKKRYKDTVAVDGVSFNVNENETVVLLGPNGSGKTTTLKSIVGLIIPDEGEIYINGVNVLSEPKRARSYLSFLPQRISLYESLKVIEILEFFRKLRGLPVKRVEYVIEMLDLKDLLGKYANELSGGNVQRLGIALAIMPEVPILILDEPTLSLDPEGVMRFKSLLSQLKKDGKTILFTTHLLNEVDELADKVGILVNGRLITFESASELKKKLKFESKVYLVVKNMDDGFVKLAYDSGAIEVSRNGTSMIIKAESNKILDVIFNLYKSGAQIENFQTSSQSFEAIYQKLMEEHEPKN